CTTCTTTCATCCGTCGTGCATGATAAAACTCGCTTCGGAGCCGTTTACGTTGAAAAATCTTCGAACAAAGGGACATTTGACGAATATTTCGgtgcagaaaaattttagtaacgCTTCGAAGAAACTTCCCGACTCGCATATGTTGACGCTGGAACGGTTGCAGGAATATTTGAGAGACATCGGGCATCCGAATGCGTATTTTGAGAAGATGTATCCGTCGATGAAGGAGACACTGCAACAACTTTCGGAAGAGAGTATGAGTCATATTGCCCATGAGAAAGGCAATTACGAGATTTTTGGCGTGGATTGGATGGTTGCTGAAGATTTTAGTTGTTATTTGTTGGAAGTGAATCGATCGCCGAGTCTCGAACATTTTTCCGTCGTTTCAACCATCGTGCTCAATGAAATTTTGGAAGACCTGATAAAAGGTAAGAAAcatgcaatttttgaattaataaggcaagtgcaatttttaaaaatttttcatattacaCCCAtgctatttttttgaaaatgggcaatttttgcttgttaatcgcaaaaaaaaattactaaaaaaaaattaaataaaattaaaaaataaaaaatttaatttataattttttattaataatttttaataaatttaatcgaaaaaaattttttttaaataaaaaaataattaaaaaaattttttttcataaaaaattttaaaattttaattgaaaattataaaaaaaaaattaaaaaaattaaaaaataattatttaaataattaaaataattataaatgaaagtttttcaaaattatccaacaattttatttaatacttttcacttaaaaaattattctcttttttggtacttttttcttttgcttacaaattttgaaaaactttaaaataaaaaatttttattaaaatcagttaataaataattttcttgcattttttttattccaaatttatttactttttagttatttaaaaaatgtaaatgtcttaaaattgtatgaggttaaaaaaaattttcgaagatttcttaatttttataattttagcttaatttaaaaaaattctttatattttaatatttataacattCGTTTTTCTATATTCAAAGTTTTCCTTTATATTATCTTTGagatctaaaatatttaaaatttatttttttacaaatttaaaaaaaaagtttctcgaacattttatgaaatgcacattttaaaataaaatttattttcttcgccccaatgcaaattctgaaaaataaattataaaatttctgaaaataacttttgaaagaaaaaaaaattccttaaaaaatattaaaaaaatagaaaattaaaaaataattcttcaactaaaattttttaatttaatttttttttttcaaaattttcttttttttccatttcagtGGTAGTCGACAACTACAACAACCCAAAAGCGAGTTGCGGCGGCTTCGAAAATATTCTACGTCTTCAATactaaaattctattttcgaCAGAAAGAAATTTGTCACCTTCTAAGCGGTCATTCAGAATGTTCGATGATGACCTTgacaccaacaacaacaacaactacgaataatcaaattattattcaatataataatttatttaatatttattaatcccCTTTAATGACTGTTGGACTATTTATAAGAGAAAGCGAGAGAGAGCGAGAGGCGACATTGCACTCTACATAATAGATGATAATGATGAAGCAGCAATCTAAATActactaataataaaagataaatttaattaattaaaatagaacaaaacaCAAGGCACTTTTAATTATCTCGCATATTTGAATTAACAGCTACGCTGTACGAAATTTGTGTGACGATGCAAAGCAAGTTCTAATCAGGCAgattatttataaatgattgtataggaaatttttatcgattaatCAGACGAGTTGGTATGTGACAATTTTCTGCCAATAGAGGAGGAAAGATGAAATGTTTTGAATGTTCACTTTGGTGTTAGCTTTACGTAAAACTACTTAACaggtatgtatttttttttcaaagcaattattttccgggattttttttaattacaaaaaatttaaaagataaaattatttaaaattttatttataaaaattattatttttttatttttaaattatatttttttttaaattttaaaatcatttttaaattaaggatcttttgaaaaatttttattttagcataaaataatattttttttataattttttagtttttttaattttttatattttttaaatatgtattttaatttttttttaaatttatttaaaattagaaaaaataaattttaaattattttgtcaatatttttaaaaattatttatttcttaattaaatacattaattaaatatagtttaaaaatacggtagtgagttgtaaaaaaatgtttataaaaaataatattaatcttTTGTGTAATTaaacatgaaattaatttttaaaaaattaaaataattaaaaatactcataaataaaaatatttttttataataaaaaattcctctaaaaatcagaaatcatataaaaaattattgtatttaattaatttgatatgatatttaattaaaattttaaataatattaaaaaaatattaactatctaattttttaaattttaatttattctatttaattttttttttatttttttattaatttattaaattaatcaaattaaaaatttcaattaaattttatgtaagttttatttttataaaattttaaattttttcttgataatgaagaactcacaaaaaatatcgcggcaagaaatggaaaaaaaattaaaacttgttcAAAAGAATTACGTAACGCCATCACTTGTCGCTCTTAACCTCTTATACCTTTTatgtcaattgaaaaatttatctttcgcCATACAGATAAAAGCACCTTATTCATCGAGGAATGTGTCAGTGGCTGATCTAAAGTTGCATCAATCGTGTCTTTCCTTTGTCTTCTTCTTAcctcactaaaaaaaaaatccactgcATGAATTTCGTTCGGTTCTCTCGACGCATCGTTGGTTTGTTTACATTGGGATCGATTGCCAGAAGTGTCGTTTGTCGCAAACCCCCCAGCTTTTGCCCTCCGGGATGGGGTTTGGTAAGAAACTTGAGACCCAGAAACGTTTTGCGCAATATCGCGAACGCGTGTCTGCCGCTGTgcaagagaagaaaatttttaaaataatgggCGGCGGCGACGGAGCAACGAGAATTCGCGAAGTGATGCGACGTCGCGGATGGATTGAGCAAAAAGTCATCGCATGGTATGCCATTTACAACCAAATGTCGAAGATATCGTTGGTGAATGAGTCTAAACCGGGAAATGAGGCGGAATATGCGTTAATTTACAAATTGTTGGGAGATTACACGCCGGACTTTGTTTGGGCTAACAATTATTTGGCTTATGACTTGTATCGCGGATTTGGACTCATGAATCGAGTTCGATTTACGGGattgaatttttgtggaaaagaTGAAATTGTGAGGTATGTCGAGCAAATCAACAGTAAAATAGGGGATCCGGAGAAAAAAGTCAGATTTTCAAGAACTTTCGAGATAAATGACGAAAAAGACGtggaaatgttcaaaaaacaatttgaactaaatttaGTTACgggtttaattttatatttgttcGATGGGCGACccattcacaaatttttcgtcaaactTTCGGACTCGACGGGGCATGAAGGATTAGATTTCGCCTTACGTTTAATCGAAAGTTGCtccaaattatcaaaaaatcatgaaaaattcaaaattttcgatctTTTTTGCGAATGTGACAAATTAAATGCCGTTCAATGGAATCAAATTTTCGCCGCCCACGAAGCCATCGTCAAAAAAGGGAAAAGAATTCGTCTCGATGGAGCCGCCGTCAAAGAATACATCACCCGAATCCAACTTTGCGGCACTTTTCTCAAAGCCTGTTCACCCGACACCTTCTACGAAGGCTATCACAACATCTACATCCTCAAGCCAGCATGGAGCGGCGAAGCAGATGGCGTCACTCTCATGGATAACCGCGAACAAATTCTCGCCTTACTGCAACAAGCCAACCGAAAATTCATCATTCAAAAGTACATTGAGCGTCCTTTGCTGCTCTACGGTCACACAAAAACCGACATTCGTCAATATTTCCTCATCAGTCTCGATCGGCGACACTATAGGGGATGGTCCCATCCACTTTGCAGCATCAAACTGTGCAGCAAACAATTTTCCCTCACAGATTTCCACGAAAGTTGTCACATCACGAACACGAGTGTGCAGTCGAAATATCACGAGAAAACGGATCCCGATGCGCCAGACCATCACATGATGAGCTTAGCGTCACTCAATCAGTATTTCGAGAAAATCGGCAAGAAAGACGTTTATTGGGAGGTTATTTATCCGGAAATGAAGCGCGTTTTGCAGGCATTTGTCGAAACGAGTTACGATCATATTGAGCATCGTCCGGGACGGTATCAGCTCTTTGGATGCGATTGGATGATCACGGAGGACTACAAGGTGTATCTCATTGAAATTAACGCGACGCCAAGTTTGGAGCATTATACGCCCGTTTCGAATGTACTTATTGACACCGTGCTCGAAGACTTAgtcaaaggtaattttttactcaagcttctgaaaaaaaattttttcgtcaaattaactttcaaattttctgcTTGTTACAGTCACAGTGGATTTTCAAAGAGATCCCACGGCGTATACGGGTGCCTTTGAAATTGTACATGAAATGCCGTTATACAAAAGTTCTGCAGAGTATCAAAAtatccaacaacaacaacaaaacaatggCGAGCTGGAGGAACAACAGGAAAAAGTTAAACGGGAAGTTGCTGCAACGTACAATAGTTGTAGTGTGGGCATGACTGCAAATCAAGTACCAtctgaaaataatattgaagtgcctgctgctgctgcctttGTTAAGGTAGTTGCGTAAAATGTTTGCAACCtgcaattttttctcgtttgctcattttctttcaaattgaaTTACATTTATAATGGTatataatgttaaaataaaggTTCTTTAAACTGAAAGTGCATTGTGTGTTGAGTACACTCGAGTTTtatgcttcaaaaattttacaggtaattttaaaaaattatttaggcatgtaaaattttataaaatgtttcgCATTATTTTGGacctgaaaatattcaaattaggattaataaataaaattatatttttaaagaaaaaattattaaaattaaatttttataaaatttattttttttatttaattatttatttaataggtactattttattttatttaatttttttaaaagattaaatgtaaaaaaataaaaaataaaaataaaaaaataaataatttttaaactatatttttttaatgtccaaagattttaagataatttaattaaaataaatattattggaatattaaatatttttatttcataatatttaattttttttttcaaaatttcatttttgtgaattatgaataaaaaaaaattctcaaaaatttagatatttttgaagctaacaatattaaaaattaaattcatctaaatttggttgaaaaaattattttttaatattattattattttttttttatttattttattttatttatttttttttatttaatttcattaaataataatttaaatttcaaataaaaaaatcaatattcagtttttaaaaaaaatatttatactttaaaattgtaataaaatgaaaaaagaacattttatcACTTCGTCTGtgacttttgcaaaaaaaaattatttaggatGCAATATGAAGCATTTTTTGcactcaacaaaaaattaaaaaataatttgaaccaATAAACGTTTTAcctctcaaaaaaattctttattgcACTTCATAATTGCATTCTGGACGAAATCAAAAATGAaacgacgttttttttttacttaaactatttttttattgcttttctttatttttcctcattttttctaCTTCACTAAAAGGAACTTCGCAAACTAATTCAAAATCTCCCGTTGACGCGGTTTTGTCGATAAAGTAATCAACGGAaactgaaaatagaaaaagaaataaaaaattaaataaattgacagaaaaaaattattcaacgaaaaaaccacaagagagatttttttctgtgtaattttctcaaatgatGACGATTTTAAGCAATTTACGAACAATTGAAATTAGTTATCTTctactatttatttttctatcgtCATTTGGCGCGTGATTCATGTGAAAAAGataaggcgtctccatttcgaactttttttttattctatcaaTCAATCTTAAGTgaaacgaatatttttttgtacttgaggacagacaaaataaattattattttggaataataaaaaaaaaacaacaacgacgtGGATGAGGTTGactaagaaaaattgaaagataagACAAATGTGGTGACGCCTGATAATGCTCATGACAATGGAAAActtgtctttttttgtgtgcgttttgttttgttttcgggTAGATGAATGTAATAAATACGcgatagagaaaaaaagtctcaggataaaattaatgatgttcttatattagaaaattggaataaacatgcgtatttttgttattttttctcgaaattctATTTGgaagaaaacaaaaagacCCGTCAGAGGGCGTGTTTTATgaggaaaaacataaaaataaaggtTTGTAGGGTAatgaaaaaggcaaaaaataaaaaaaaagtcaaggtCGTTCATGAccaactttttatttgttgtttttcattgaaaaaaaacgacttttcatggaaaatttatagACCAATTTTTAGGTTAGGTAAATTGGATCAAATTTCCACTTCAGTATCCACGTAGGTTGAAGAAAACAAGTATTTTCCGTGTAATTACTTACCTTTCACAACATCCCTCAAGATCGAAGGACAAACAATCCGTGAAACAGGACTGAAAATTCCCATGCCCGGCGGCCTTTGCACTTCCAGCAAATACGGCTTATAATCATTAGTGATAatcctaaaattgaaaataacaaaaaataaacgaacgatccataaaaatgataaataattgcCTTAACGTGTTGCTACTTACCAATCACATCCAAACAATTCAAATCTGCAGTAATAAGAACCGAAAGATTTATCGAGAGAGATAAATTCAtcagaaaatgaaataaaaatgaagcgaaaaacaagaagaagaagaaatattaGTGTTTCTcggatataaataataattgtcaaaGTTTGCACATATACCTTCCAGGAGTTAGGTCAATATTTTCCACGCTGATCCAAAATAACGATTCTAAAGTTCTTTTCATGGTCGgataaactttttcattcCACATGTGTCCGTCGCCCCGAATACTCTcaatatacaaaattaatgtGCCCAAACTCCActgaatatcaataaaaaaaagaagagaaaaaaaatgggtaaaaatattgagtgagatgaactttttttaaatatatatatttttttaccatgtGATGTGCCGGCAAATTTGGATTACTCGTTTGATAGCGATACTTTTGCTGGACATAGGCGTTTGTGATGTGGATTGATTCATTAAGGTCATCCAACGAGAATTCGCACGAAGCTAATTTGACACTACATACCGGATGACAAAACATCCGAACGTGCGTTTGATCCACGAGAATCATGAAATACGAACGAATATCGAATTTTGTGTTGTAACACAGCAGCGGCTCCTCAATGTATTTCTGAATGACAAATTTCACCTTGCTACACAGGTGCTGTTCAATCTTTTGTCTGTCGTTACTCAAGATGATGCCTTGTCCTTGCGAGCTGTTGCACGGCTTCAGCAGCCAAATGTTCCGTACGCCATCGTGTCGATTGATTTTCCATCGACGTCTTATCTCTTCAGCTAAAATACTTATCTGACACACGTAGTCGTCCTTGAGCGCACATGTTTCGACATCGTCATTATCGACGAAGAAACTTCCGCCATTTAGAACGACAGATTTATGTGCTTTGAGTAATTCTTCCAAACACTGTTCTTCGAGATGCATGTTTTCGGGCCGCGTTTCGGGATATAAAGACCCTTCAAATTCCGCAAGACGTTTCAAGATGACTTTAAAggcaaaatctaaatttttgcgGTCTATGGTCCCGTTGTGCATCGAAAAATACTCGTAAATGTTGTCGCGTGTGTCGAGATATAAGATCATTGAAACAGCAGCTGTCAAATGAAAGTCTTCCCAAAAGTGCTTTAAGCCTTCGTCGTTTGTTACATTGTACACTCGCGGATGATTGATACGATATTTCGCCTTTTTCTCCTTGTCGTGCTTCAGTAACTCGACATACTTGCAAAGGCCGTCTTTGGCGCCGAAATTTATGTCGCGAATGTTAATCTTGCTCAGTAACGGCGTTCTTTTGTGAATTGTGTACAGTTGATTTGCCGTCAGCCATACATATGTGGCAGCTTTTTCGCCGGTAATGCGTGACAAAAGTACGTGCTCGAAATCGTTTCCGGGCCCAGCTTTTTCGCACAACTCGGCATCCGTCATCTTTTGGTACTCGTTCTGCCATGGATGCATAACGGTTTCGACCCATCCACGTTTGTAGAGTTCGCGTCGAATTGTTGGCACGTCGTAGGCACTGATGATGCGGAAGACCTTTTGTTGCTTCAAGGCTTTCGCTACGACAGCTTCGTAGGCATGAAAGCGCCTTTTTAGCTCAGAGTATGGCGTACGTTCGGGCTTTGGGTTGTTATGGTGAATGATGTAACCGAACTTTGTCTTTAGCATGTTTGTATCACTTTCTTCTACtacttttttatgacttttcttgttgttgttgttgttgtttgacacattttcttttgtcgccttattttttgtgttgctgcCACTACTTGTgccattattgttgttgttcttacttttactttttccacttttttgttgtgatttctcattttgatgatgatgatgctcgATTCTTATCATCTTGCTCGCTTGTGTGACACACtcttcttatttattatttttatttcacttcacTTAAATTCTTTCAGCTGTAATATCACGTCGTCCTACCGTAACACACATTCGAGTTAAGACAGTCTCCTCTTCAAATAAAGTCGCCCATTAAACGTCGTCGTAACGCTGCGATACTTTCACAAGAAGAGTcaatgtatttattattattacacgtTTTCTCCAACtttgtgtgtttatttatttatttaacttttcccGATGTGATGTGACTTTGTGGAGACaagtgacgacgacgacgacggcgaaAGAGTTAATGGTACGCGCATTACagctaaaaatcaaaactgaTCAATAAATGCTGCGTCGCTTTTAATATCAATCTGTTTCCTTCAACATTCACAACTTATCATCAACACGACAcccataaaataaaaggcaCTTACATGATAAACATGACGTATGATGTGGTTGTCTCTGTGTCGATGTATGTAGTTTTTCTGTGTATTTGCCGAGGTtgtttatcatattttattattatattattttatcagcTGTGTAATAAAAGGAGCATACACTATACCGAGATTAGTCTATTTTCACCGTGTTGTTGTTTTCGTCGATTTTCTCGATATAACCAAAGATGTTTTTACACTGCCTGTCGTTTGGTATACAAAGACAACGAGATATGAGACAAAGATGATTTGTTTTACTTTAAAGATGTagaggaaaatttatattggcTGAGAAGggttggttgaaaagttttcaaactGACACTTATAAAATCATGTAGTATATGATCAGAATAATTTTACGTCTCGTTGCTTCTTTTAGTAGCATTTTGTTAAGAACAACTTTTTAATCGAATAAATAATACTTCAACAATATATTATTGCATTTACTGATACTTCtttcataatttcaatttcaaagaaTAATATTGGTCAAGCTTGCTCTTGTCATTTTTTAGATGATATGAGGTTAATAAACTAAACTCAAAACTATGAGATACTTTGTTGCCTTGGCTTTGTGaacaatatgttttttttcagattttttcaataaacactttttcattgaatttgtaTAGCATTTTAACAacatttgttataaaaacatttctaatatttatttttggtctcctttctttaatttgaaattttttactgataTCATACTTCtatatttacataatttgGTTCGACCTAATATGCTGCAGGGAAATATTAAGATATTTAAGTAATataataagaaatattttcacctTTAGACGGCGAAGAGATTCAATTGCGAGGGAAACTTGTGCAGAAACAAGCAGGAGCTATAGACTTCTTCTTAATATTTGAGCCGAACTAAGTTTAAAGTTGCCGTATCGACCAAGTTGATTACAATATTTTGCTTtactttattttcaaataaaccaATAAAGATGCTAAAAAAGCTCTCGAGTCAGGAATATGCATTTGAGTAACTCAGCAATTCATTTAGTCCATTTTTGTAcagcttttcaatttttttcactatatGTCTGTTGAGTTCTTCAAGtttatttcaattcttttttGCTCACTTTTTCTCCCAAGAAAGTCCTTAATATCtgaaattgtttataaaatatgatttgtaattaacttttataaaattcaaaaattttcaacttacgttttcaattaaagctttttatttgtgttctttttgttaataaacaaaaaaataattaaccatgaaaaagtgcaaaaacttttcatccCGCCCTTATTTAACTCGGCTGTATAACAAGCATTATAAATCCCCTGGCTCACATTAAACATCACGTAATGTCATTACGTCTCCTTTACAACAATATCTTACGGAAAATATATAgaaacaacacacacacaagaagAATAACATTcagtattatttaataattgattttacaCATTATGCAACAAGACCTGTCTCCTTGTATCaatatgtataataataataatatttaatacaaacaataaatatgaCATGATAGGAGTAGACACTAAtagaaatttgaatattttaacgaaGACTCACGCTAgtttaaatatgatttaacCACGAAATTGATGTTTTGATACAATACTCGCAACCATAtgagcaaataaaataaattatcgttattatattaacaaattgcataaaataacaatataataataataatatttttggcaaTCTGTCGTGTCTATGGCTCttgatatatttaaatttaattaagtaattgaataaataaaacaatttcaatttatgtcgttttaatttttttttgttattctatTTTTGGCCTCCAACAATCAACAGAAAAAACGGatgaatgtttatttttataattttgtaagtCATGCACTATCACGTCTCTCGGGTTCGCAggtgatgaaaattaatgacatgaacgaaatttctttttcattttcttgttCTGCGTTTCGTGCCATGTAACAATAACAGCCTCGAACTGTACAAGACAATAaagggtaaaaaataaaataaaaagatttgccaaaaaaaaaggagCAGATACAGAGAAAGCCAAAGGGTAATTTGCAATAGGAGACAAAAAGAGGGTAGACAAAAGGTCAGTTcttgtacatattttttattgggtgctattttttatttaaacaaaaagtgaaaGCTCAGTAGTTTCAAATTCCCTTGGATAAAGGGGAGAATTATGATGTGAAACGCAGAAGACAAatgatgcaattttttctttgaaaaagtcTCTGATTTCAGAAAATTGGTTGACTTCGAATAAGATAagttatttgaacaaaaactaGACGTCTTCTCTCCTACGCcttcaaaagtttttgcataaattttcatcatcatttcattACCTTCCAACTagcaattaaaagtttatccaaaaaattaacccGAAACAATCTAATTACACTTCATGCTGTGCGTTTGTTCATGATGAGTTTACTGAATTTAAACgcaattcatggaaaaaatataataaaag
The sequence above is drawn from the Culicoides brevitarsis isolate CSIRO-B50_1 chromosome 1, AGI_CSIRO_Cbre_v1, whole genome shotgun sequence genome and encodes:
- the LOC134836922 gene encoding tubulin glycylase 3B-like, whose amino-acid sequence is MGFGKKLETQKRFAQYRERVSAAVQEKKIFKIMGGGDGATRIREVMRRRGWIEQKVIAWYAIYNQMSKISLVNESKPGNEAEYALIYKLLGDYTPDFVWANNYLAYDLYRGFGLMNRVRFTGLNFCGKDEIVRYVEQINSKIGDPEKKVRFSRTFEINDEKDVEMFKKQFELNLVTGLILYLFDGRPIHKFFVKLSDSTGHEGLDFALRLIESCSKLSKNHEKFKIFDLFCECDKLNAVQWNQIFAAHEAIVKKGKRIRLDGAAVKEYITRIQLCGTFLKACSPDTFYEGYHNIYILKPAWSGEADGVTLMDNREQILALLQQANRKFIIQKYIERPLLLYGHTKTDIRQYFLISLDRRHYRGWSHPLCSIKLCSKQFSLTDFHESCHITNTSVQSKYHEKTDPDAPDHHMMSLASLNQYFEKIGKKDVYWEVIYPEMKRVLQAFVETSYDHIEHRPGRYQLFGCDWMITEDYKVYLIEINATPSLEHYTPVSNVLIDTVLEDLVKVTVDFQRDPTAYTGAFEIVHEMPLYKSSAEYQNIQQQQQNNGELEEQQEKVKREVAATYNSCSVGMTANQVPSENNIEVPAAAAFVKVVA
- the LOC134837271 gene encoding tubulin glycylase 3B-like codes for the protein MIRIEHHHHQNEKSQQKSGKSKSKNNNNNGTSSGSNTKNKATKENVSNNNNNNKKSHKKVVEESDTNMLKTKFGYIIHHNNPKPERTPYSELKRRFHAYEAVVAKALKQQKVFRIISAYDVPTIRRELYKRGWVETVMHPWQNEYQKMTDAELCEKAGPGNDFEHVLLSRITGEKAATYVWLTANQLYTIHKRTPLLSKINIRDINFGAKDGLCKYVELLKHDKEKKAKYRINHPRVYNVTNDEGLKHFWEDFHLTAAVSMILYLDTRDNIYEYFSMHNGTIDRKNLDFAFKVILKRLAEFEGSLYPETRPENMHLEEQCLEELLKAHKSVVLNGGSFFVDNDDVETCALKDDYVCQISILAEEIRRRWKINRHDGVRNIWLLKPCNSSQGQGIILSNDRQKIEQHLCSKVKFVIQKYIEEPLLCYNTKFDIRSYFMILVDQTHVRMFCHPVCSVKLASCEFSLDDLNESIHITNAYVQQKYRYQTSNPNLPAHHMWSLGTLILYIESIRGDGHMWNEKVYPTMKRTLESLFWISVENIDLTPGRFELFGCDWIITNDYKPYLLEVQRPPGMGIFSPVSRIVCPSILRDVVKVSVDYFIDKTASTGDFELVCEVPFSEVEKMRKNKEKQ